The Bordetella sp. FB-8 genome includes a window with the following:
- a CDS encoding DNA translocase FtsK — MPRISTASPRASRNTRNGPSALQSRLASLLREARWIFFAALGVWLTLVLITWNPADPGWTHSALAAGSPVHNGGGAVGAWLADVLLYLFGLSAWWWVVLLVHRVRAGYRRLATQLRAAGREPEPLPRVHWEQGVGFVLLFAGSLGLEALRLRRLGMHLPGATGHLSGAGGVIGQLLSGWLSRILGFDGGTLVLLVLIAVGLSLFFAFSWLDVAERVGGWLEQGLRALVNAYTARQDRRVGEVAIAEREEQVEAKHEKMAVHEPIRIEPAMVVVPPSERLAKEKQQTLFERPEGEAALPELGLLDPPLANQETVSAETIEFTSRLIEKKLADFGVSVTVVAAQAGPVITRYEIEPATGVKGSQIVNLAKDLARALSLVSIRVVETIPGKNLMGLELPNPRRQMVRLSEILGSQTYHANPSALTMALGKDIAGHAVVADLAKMPHLLVAGTTGSGKSVGINAMILSLLYKADASQTRLILIDPKMLEMSVYEGIPHLLAPVVTDMRHAANALNWCVGEMEKRYRLMSKMGVRNLAGYNAKIRAAVEREEPIPNPFSLTPDQPEPLSTLPMIVVVIDELADLMMVVGKKIEELIARLAQKARAAGIHLVLATQRPSVDVITGLIKANIPTRIAFQVSSKIDSRTILDQMGAESLLGQGDMLYMPPGSGLPTRVHGAFVHDDEVHRVVESLKAQGEPNYIEGLLEGGLEGDSADGASSVTGIGGDAESDPMYDQACEVVLKNRRASISLVQRHLRIGYNRAARLLEQMENAGLVSAMQSNGNREILVPAREEA, encoded by the coding sequence ATGCCGCGCATTTCGACCGCCTCCCCGCGCGCCTCGCGCAACACCCGTAACGGACCTTCCGCCCTGCAGTCGCGCCTTGCGTCGCTGCTGCGCGAGGCCCGCTGGATTTTCTTTGCGGCCCTGGGGGTATGGCTGACCCTGGTGCTGATCACCTGGAACCCGGCCGATCCGGGCTGGACGCACTCGGCGCTTGCCGCCGGCAGTCCCGTGCACAACGGGGGCGGCGCGGTCGGCGCCTGGCTGGCCGACGTGCTCCTGTATCTCTTCGGTCTTTCCGCGTGGTGGTGGGTGGTCCTGCTGGTGCATCGCGTGCGGGCTGGCTATCGCCGCCTGGCCACGCAGCTGCGCGCCGCCGGGCGCGAACCCGAACCCCTGCCGCGCGTGCATTGGGAGCAGGGGGTGGGTTTTGTCCTGCTGTTTGCCGGCTCGCTGGGCCTGGAGGCCCTGCGTCTGCGCCGCCTGGGCATGCACCTGCCCGGCGCCACCGGGCATTTGAGCGGCGCGGGCGGCGTCATCGGCCAGTTGCTGTCCGGCTGGCTGTCGCGCATCCTGGGTTTCGATGGCGGCACGCTGGTGCTGCTGGTGCTGATCGCGGTCGGCCTGAGCCTGTTCTTCGCTTTTTCCTGGCTGGATGTGGCCGAGCGCGTTGGCGGCTGGCTGGAGCAGGGCCTGCGCGCCTTGGTCAACGCCTATACGGCCCGCCAGGACCGCCGCGTGGGCGAGGTGGCCATCGCCGAGCGCGAGGAGCAAGTCGAGGCCAAGCACGAGAAAATGGCGGTGCACGAACCCATCCGCATCGAACCGGCCATGGTCGTGGTGCCGCCTTCCGAGCGCCTGGCCAAAGAAAAGCAGCAGACCTTGTTCGAGCGGCCCGAAGGCGAGGCTGCGCTTCCCGAGCTCGGCCTGCTCGATCCTCCCCTGGCCAATCAGGAAACCGTCTCGGCCGAGACCATCGAGTTCACCTCGCGCCTGATCGAGAAAAAGCTGGCCGACTTCGGCGTGTCGGTGACAGTGGTGGCGGCCCAGGCCGGCCCGGTCATCACGCGCTACGAGATCGAGCCGGCCACCGGCGTCAAGGGCAGCCAGATCGTCAACCTGGCCAAGGACCTTGCCCGTGCGCTGAGCCTGGTCAGCATCCGCGTGGTCGAAACCATCCCGGGCAAGAACCTCATGGGCCTGGAACTGCCCAATCCCAGGCGCCAGATGGTGCGCCTGTCCGAGATCCTGGGTTCGCAGACCTATCATGCCAACCCGTCGGCGCTGACCATGGCGCTGGGCAAGGACATCGCCGGCCACGCCGTGGTGGCCGACCTGGCCAAGATGCCGCACCTGCTAGTGGCCGGCACGACCGGTTCGGGTAAGTCGGTGGGCATCAACGCGATGATCCTGTCCCTGCTCTACAAAGCCGACGCATCGCAGACCCGCCTCATTCTCATCGACCCCAAGATGCTCGAAATGAGCGTCTACGAAGGCATTCCGCACCTGTTGGCTCCGGTGGTCACCGACATGCGCCATGCCGCCAACGCGCTGAACTGGTGCGTGGGCGAGATGGAAAAGCGCTACCGTCTCATGAGCAAGATGGGCGTGCGCAACCTGGCCGGCTACAACGCCAAAATCCGCGCCGCCGTCGAGCGCGAGGAACCCATCCCCAATCCCTTCTCGCTTACGCCCGATCAGCCCGAGCCCTTGTCGACCCTGCCCATGATCGTGGTAGTCATCGACGAGCTGGCCGACCTGATGATGGTGGTGGGCAAGAAAATCGAAGAGCTCATCGCCCGTCTGGCGCAGAAGGCGCGCGCGGCCGGCATCCACCTGGTGCTGGCTACGCAGCGGCCCAGCGTGGACGTGATCACCGGCCTGATCAAGGCCAACATCCCCACGCGCATCGCCTTCCAGGTGTCGTCCAAGATCGACTCGCGCACCATCCTCGACCAGATGGGCGCGGAAAGCCTGCTGGGCCAGGGCGACATGCTCTACATGCCGCCGGGCTCCGGCCTGCCCACGCGCGTGCACGGCGCTTTCGTGCATGACGACGAGGTCCACCGCGTGGTCGAGTCCTTGAAGGCCCAGGGCGAACCCAACTATATCGAAGGCCTGCTCGAAGGTGGCCTGGAGGGCGATTCGGCCGACGGCGCAAGCAGCGTCACCGGCATCGGCGGCGATGCCGAGTCGGACCCCATGTACGACCAGGCCTGCGAGGTGGTGCTCAAGAACCGCCGCGCCTCGATCTCGCTGGTGCAGCGCCACTTGCGCATCGGTTACAACCGCGCGGCGCGCCTGCTCGAACAGATGGAAAACGCTGGACTGGTGTCGGCCATGCAGTCCAACGGCAACCGTGAGATTCTGGTGCCGGCCCGGGAGGAAGCGTGA
- the trxB gene encoding thioredoxin-disulfide reductase, with amino-acid sequence MSTAKHAKVLILGSGPAGYTAAVYAARANLKPMLITGLAQGGQLMTTTEVDNWPADVDGVQGPDLMERFQKHAERFETELVLDTIVKIDLSRRPFTLTGDTGHLYTCDALIVATGASAKYLGLDSETAFMGRGVSGCATCDGFFYRNKDVVVVGGGNTAVEEALYLSNICRKVTVIHRRDKFRAEPILIDRMMSKVANGNMELKLHSVLEEVLGDASGVTGVRIRNVQTGATEPVDVAGCFIAIGHHPNTDIFSGQLDMQDGYIVTQSGRKGMATMTSVPGVFAAGDVQDYVYRQAITSAATGCMAALDAQFWLENAEK; translated from the coding sequence ATGTCCACTGCCAAACACGCAAAAGTCCTGATCCTGGGATCGGGTCCGGCCGGCTACACCGCCGCCGTCTACGCCGCCCGCGCCAATCTCAAGCCGATGCTGATCACCGGTCTGGCCCAGGGCGGCCAGCTGATGACCACCACCGAAGTCGACAACTGGCCCGCCGACGTCGACGGCGTGCAGGGCCCCGATCTCATGGAGCGCTTCCAGAAACACGCCGAGCGCTTCGAGACCGAGCTGGTCTTGGACACCATCGTCAAAATCGATCTATCCAGGCGTCCTTTCACCCTGACCGGCGACACCGGCCATCTGTACACCTGCGACGCTCTCATCGTCGCCACCGGTGCCTCGGCCAAATACCTGGGCCTGGATAGCGAAACCGCCTTCATGGGCCGCGGCGTGTCCGGCTGCGCCACCTGCGACGGATTCTTCTACCGCAACAAGGACGTGGTGGTGGTGGGCGGCGGCAACACCGCGGTCGAGGAAGCCCTGTACCTGTCCAACATCTGCCGCAAGGTCACCGTGATCCATCGCCGCGACAAATTCCGCGCCGAGCCCATCCTTATCGACCGCATGATGTCCAAGGTCGCCAACGGCAATATGGAACTCAAGCTGCACAGCGTGCTGGAAGAAGTGCTGGGCGATGCCAGCGGCGTCACGGGCGTGCGCATCCGCAATGTGCAGACCGGCGCCACCGAACCCGTGGACGTGGCCGGCTGCTTCATCGCCATCGGCCACCATCCCAACACCGACATCTTCTCCGGCCAGCTCGACATGCAGGACGGCTACATCGTCACGCAGAGCGGCCGCAAGGGCATGGCCACCATGACCTCGGTGCCCGGCGTCTTCGCCGCCGGCGACGTGCAGGACTACGTCTACCGCCAGGCCATCACCAGCGCCGCGACCGGCTGCATGGCTGCCCTGGACGCGCAGTTCTGGCTCGAAAACGCCGAAAAATGA
- a CDS encoding Smr/MutS family protein, translated as MRGHKGGLAGLKQLHQQAQDARKEVERAERVAARDRARLDQAAPEQEVDAFRKAMQSARPIKPRNQIEHRLAALPDSPAAAARRMHATGEKPGRADAGISDGGVAHLLSENGTAYVRADAAPDTARKLKQGHWRAGAELDLHGLRVEQARHAVISFLDECLGQGVRCVRIVHGKGYGSEGMTPVLKDKARAWLAQKTEVLAFSEATPREGGSGALLVLMQS; from the coding sequence ATGCGAGGACACAAAGGCGGCCTGGCCGGCCTGAAGCAATTGCACCAGCAGGCCCAAGATGCCCGCAAAGAGGTTGAGCGCGCCGAGCGCGTGGCCGCGCGGGACCGCGCACGGCTTGACCAGGCCGCCCCGGAGCAGGAGGTCGACGCCTTTCGCAAGGCCATGCAGAGCGCCAGGCCGATCAAGCCGCGCAACCAGATTGAACACCGCCTCGCCGCGCTGCCGGACAGCCCCGCCGCGGCAGCGCGCCGCATGCACGCCACCGGCGAGAAGCCAGGCCGCGCCGACGCCGGCATTTCCGACGGCGGCGTGGCCCATCTGCTTTCCGAGAACGGCACCGCCTACGTGCGCGCCGACGCGGCGCCCGACACCGCGCGCAAGCTCAAACAGGGCCACTGGCGCGCGGGCGCCGAACTCGATCTGCACGGCCTGCGCGTGGAGCAGGCGCGCCATGCCGTGATCTCGTTTCTGGACGAGTGCCTGGGCCAGGGCGTGCGCTGCGTGCGCATCGTGCATGGCAAGGGTTATGGATCGGAAGGCATGACCCCGGTGCTCAAGGACAAGGCCAGGGCCTGGCTGGCGCAAAAGACCGAGGTGCTGGCTTTCTCCGAAGCCACGCCGCGCGAGGGCGGATCGGGCGCGCTGTTGGTGCTGATGCAGAGCTGA
- a CDS encoding sodium/substrate symporter small subunit, whose amino-acid sequence MNAMQDHDSAQSPDPGGPYPAGAARVYWRRNLRRVGVLLAVWLLLTLAPALFTGWLAFDFIGWPFPFWLAAYGAPLVYLIIVAAYVRLMGRADRSARKS is encoded by the coding sequence ATGAACGCCATGCAAGATCACGACAGCGCGCAGTCGCCTGATCCGGGCGGCCCCTATCCGGCGGGCGCCGCCCGCGTCTATTGGCGCCGCAATCTGCGGCGCGTCGGGGTTCTGCTGGCGGTCTGGCTGCTTCTGACTCTTGCGCCGGCCCTGTTCACGGGATGGCTTGCCTTCGATTTCATCGGCTGGCCGTTCCCGTTCTGGCTGGCCGCCTACGGCGCGCCGCTGGTGTACCTGATCATTGTCGCGGCCTATGTCCGGCTCATGGGGCGTGCCGATCGGTCGGCGAGGAAAAGCTGA
- the kdpF gene encoding K(+)-transporting ATPase subunit F has translation MSLIYWISGSLAALLMVYLLIALFKPEKF, from the coding sequence ATGAGTCTTATCTACTGGATCAGCGGCAGTCTGGCCGCACTGCTGATGGTTTACCTACTCATCGCATTGTTCAAGCCGGAGAAATTCTGA
- the kdpA gene encoding potassium-transporting ATPase subunit KdpA: MDNRYIALLAVFLVILLAISPFLGRYIRESMGNGRYRLTAWGRPVERVIYRIAGVDPQTEMSWQRYALATLIFSVLGFIAVYALQRLQALLPLNPAGLDAVSPDSSFNTAVSFVTNTNWQGYSPESTMSYLTQMLALTVQNFFSAALAIAVLFALIRGLTRHSARAIGNFWVDITRCTLYVLLPLSFLMAIFFVQQGAIQNFDPYVQAHTVQSVSYDAPKLDAQGQPVLDAQGKPVTQSATTQTQTIAMGPVASQEAIKMLGTNGGGFFNANSAHPFENPTALTNLLQMLAIFAIPAGLCFAFGEMAGNRKQGYVIFATMTVMFIAFALLTAHYEYQASPALVHAGLSPGVGNMEGKEARFGIGPTALFATVTTSASCGAVNGMHDSFTAMGGLSPMLLIQLGEIIFGGVGSGLYGMLAFAILSVFIAGLMIGRTPEYLGKKIDAFDMKMVSIVLLATPFLVLTGTAIAVLAAAGLAGIANPGIHGYSEILYAFSSAANNNGSAFAGLSANTPFYNIMLGLAMWLGRYAPIVAVLALAGSLAAKPRMQAGPGTMPTTGPLFVVLLIGSILLVGALTYVPALALGPVAEYLQH, encoded by the coding sequence ATGGATAACCGCTACATCGCACTGCTGGCGGTGTTCCTCGTGATATTGCTGGCTATCTCGCCTTTCCTGGGCCGATATATCCGCGAGTCCATGGGGAACGGCCGATACCGCCTGACCGCCTGGGGCCGGCCTGTCGAACGCGTGATCTACCGCATCGCGGGCGTGGACCCTCAAACCGAAATGAGCTGGCAGCGCTATGCCCTGGCCACGCTAATCTTCAGCGTGCTCGGCTTCATCGCGGTCTATGCCCTGCAGCGCCTGCAGGCACTGCTGCCGCTCAACCCCGCCGGACTGGATGCGGTATCGCCCGACTCGTCGTTCAACACCGCCGTCTCTTTCGTGACCAACACCAATTGGCAGGGCTACTCGCCTGAATCGACGATGAGCTATCTCACGCAGATGCTCGCGTTGACGGTGCAAAACTTCTTTTCGGCCGCCCTGGCCATCGCCGTGCTGTTCGCGCTGATCCGCGGCCTGACGCGCCACAGCGCGCGCGCCATCGGCAACTTCTGGGTCGACATAACCCGCTGCACGCTGTACGTGCTCCTGCCGCTGTCCTTCCTGATGGCGATCTTCTTCGTGCAGCAAGGAGCAATCCAGAATTTCGATCCTTATGTGCAGGCGCATACCGTTCAGTCCGTGAGCTATGACGCACCCAAGCTCGATGCCCAAGGCCAGCCCGTGCTGGACGCGCAAGGCAAGCCCGTGACGCAGAGCGCGACCACGCAGACGCAGACCATCGCCATGGGTCCGGTCGCTTCGCAGGAAGCCATCAAGATGCTGGGCACCAACGGCGGCGGCTTCTTCAACGCCAACTCGGCGCATCCCTTCGAAAACCCCACGGCGCTGACCAACCTGCTGCAGATGCTGGCGATTTTCGCCATCCCGGCCGGGCTGTGCTTCGCGTTCGGGGAAATGGCGGGCAATCGCAAGCAGGGCTACGTCATCTTCGCCACGATGACTGTGATGTTCATCGCCTTCGCGCTGCTCACCGCGCATTATGAATACCAGGCCTCGCCGGCTCTGGTGCATGCGGGCCTATCGCCCGGCGTGGGCAATATGGAAGGCAAGGAAGCGCGCTTTGGCATCGGTCCCACCGCGCTGTTCGCCACCGTCACCACGTCGGCCTCGTGCGGCGCGGTCAACGGCATGCACGACTCATTCACGGCCATGGGCGGCCTGTCGCCGATGCTGCTGATACAGCTGGGCGAAATCATCTTTGGCGGCGTGGGCTCCGGACTCTATGGCATGCTGGCTTTCGCCATTTTGTCGGTGTTCATCGCCGGACTGATGATAGGCCGCACGCCCGAATACCTGGGCAAGAAGATCGATGCCTTCGACATGAAGATGGTTTCCATCGTGCTGCTGGCCACGCCCTTCCTGGTGCTGACGGGTACCGCGATCGCCGTGCTGGCCGCCGCGGGACTGGCGGGCATCGCCAACCCGGGCATCCACGGCTATTCGGAAATTCTCTACGCCTTCTCGTCGGCGGCCAACAACAACGGCAGTGCCTTCGCCGGCCTGTCAGCCAACACGCCCTTCTACAACATCATGCTGGGCCTGGCGATGTGGCTGGGCCGCTATGCCCCCATCGTGGCCGTGCTTGCACTGGCCGGGTCGCTTGCCGCCAAGCCGCGCATGCAGGCCGGCCCCGGCACCATGCCGACCACGGGTCCGCTCTTCGTGGTGCTGCTGATCGGCTCGATTCTGCTGGTGGGTGCGCTGACCTATGTGCCCGCCCTGGCGCTGGGCCCCGTGGCCGAGTACCTGCAACATTAA
- the kdpB gene encoding potassium-transporting ATPase subunit KdpB, whose amino-acid sequence MAAPAPIAASPRNFGFWSRSLMVPALRDSFVKLAPATQWRNPVMFVVYIGSILTTLLWLMALAGHAEVPGAQAPAGFILAISAWLWFTVLFANFAEALAEGRGKQQAATLRGLRTTIQARFVKSAPSDAMLRDATPLAWQDSTVLKPSGDLRKDDVVLVMAGDTVPGDGQVVCGIASVDESAITGESAPVIRESGGDFSSVTGGTRVLSDWIFVRIAANPGESFLDRMIAMVEGAKRQKTPNELALTILLVGLTIVFLLVCVTLLPFSAYAVHAAGGGSVVSVTALVALLVCLIPTTIGGLLSAIGVAGMSRMMQANVIATSGRAVEAAGDVDVLLLDKTGTITFGNRQASAFLPAPGVSERELADAARLASLADETPEGRSIVALADRQLGALPNNNLPGAEFVPFTAQTRMSGVDLHGRAIRKGAVDAVTAWLRDGGGALPATLARDADTIARRGSTPLAVADGGRALGVIELKDIVKPQIQPRFAELRRMGIKTVMITGDNKLTAAAIAAEAGVDDFLAEATPEAKLKLIRDYQQEGRLVAMTGDGTNDAPALAQADVAVAMNSGTQAAKEAGNMVDLDSNPTKLIEIVEIGKQMLMTRGSLTTFSIANDVAKYFAIIPAAFAAVYPQLGVLNIMHLATPASSILSAVIFNALIIIALIPLALKGVRYRPLGAAILLRRNLLIYGLGGLIVPFIGIKLIDMILAAMGWA is encoded by the coding sequence ATGGCGGCCCCCGCCCCCATTGCGGCCTCGCCCCGGAACTTCGGCTTCTGGTCGCGCTCACTCATGGTCCCGGCGCTGCGCGACAGCTTCGTCAAACTGGCGCCCGCCACACAGTGGCGCAACCCGGTGATGTTCGTCGTCTATATCGGCAGCATCCTCACCACCCTCCTGTGGCTCATGGCCCTGGCCGGCCACGCCGAAGTGCCGGGCGCCCAAGCGCCTGCCGGCTTCATCCTGGCCATCTCGGCCTGGCTGTGGTTCACGGTGCTCTTCGCCAATTTCGCCGAGGCCCTGGCTGAAGGCCGCGGCAAGCAGCAGGCCGCAACCCTGCGCGGCCTGCGCACCACCATCCAGGCGCGCTTTGTCAAATCCGCGCCCAGCGACGCCATGCTGCGCGACGCCACGCCCCTGGCATGGCAAGACAGCACCGTCCTCAAGCCCTCCGGCGACCTGCGCAAGGACGACGTTGTCCTGGTCATGGCCGGCGACACCGTACCCGGCGATGGCCAGGTCGTGTGCGGCATCGCCTCGGTCGACGAAAGCGCCATCACCGGCGAATCGGCGCCGGTGATCCGCGAGTCGGGCGGCGATTTCTCATCGGTGACCGGCGGCACGCGCGTGCTGTCGGACTGGATCTTCGTGCGCATCGCGGCCAATCCGGGCGAAAGCTTCCTGGACCGCATGATTGCCATGGTCGAAGGCGCCAAACGCCAAAAGACGCCCAACGAACTGGCGCTGACCATCCTGCTGGTGGGCCTGACCATCGTGTTCCTGCTGGTCTGCGTCACGCTGCTGCCGTTCTCGGCCTATGCCGTGCATGCCGCGGGCGGCGGCAGCGTAGTCTCGGTCACGGCGCTGGTGGCCCTGCTGGTGTGCCTGATCCCCACCACCATCGGCGGCCTGCTCTCGGCCATTGGCGTGGCCGGCATGAGCCGCATGATGCAGGCCAACGTCATCGCCACGTCCGGCCGCGCGGTGGAAGCCGCCGGCGACGTGGACGTGCTGCTGCTGGACAAGACCGGCACCATCACCTTCGGCAACCGCCAGGCTTCGGCCTTTTTGCCCGCGCCCGGCGTGAGCGAGCGCGAACTGGCCGACGCCGCCCGCCTGGCCTCGCTGGCCGACGAGACGCCCGAAGGCCGCAGCATCGTCGCACTGGCAGACCGCCAGTTGGGTGCGCTGCCCAACAACAATCTGCCCGGCGCCGAGTTCGTGCCCTTCACCGCCCAGACCCGCATGAGCGGCGTGGACCTGCACGGCCGCGCGATCCGCAAAGGCGCGGTCGACGCCGTGACCGCATGGCTACGCGACGGCGGCGGCGCCCTGCCCGCCACGCTGGCGCGCGACGCCGATACCATCGCCCGTCGCGGCAGCACGCCGCTGGCCGTGGCCGACGGCGGCCGCGCACTGGGCGTCATAGAACTGAAGGACATCGTCAAGCCGCAGATCCAGCCGCGCTTTGCCGAACTGCGCCGCATGGGCATCAAGACGGTGATGATCACCGGCGACAACAAGCTCACCGCCGCCGCCATCGCCGCCGAAGCAGGCGTGGACGACTTCCTGGCCGAGGCGACGCCCGAAGCCAAGCTCAAACTGATCCGCGACTACCAGCAGGAAGGCCGTCTGGTGGCCATGACGGGCGACGGCACCAACGACGCGCCCGCTCTGGCCCAGGCCGATGTGGCCGTGGCCATGAACTCGGGCACGCAGGCCGCCAAAGAAGCCGGAAATATGGTGGACCTGGATTCCAATCCCACCAAGCTGATCGAGATCGTGGAGATCGGCAAGCAAATGCTGATGACGCGCGGCTCGCTTACCACCTTCAGCATCGCCAACGACGTGGCGAAGTACTTCGCCATCATCCCGGCGGCCTTCGCCGCGGTGTATCCGCAGCTGGGTGTGCTCAACATCATGCACCTGGCCACACCGGCCTCGTCCATTCTCTCGGCCGTGATCTTCAACGCGCTCATCATCATCGCGCTGATCCCGCTGGCTTTAAAGGGCGTGCGCTACCGCCCGCTGGGCGCGGCCATCCTGCTGCGCCGCAATCTGCTGATCTACGGCCTGGGCGGCCTGATTGTGCCCTTCATCGGCATCAAGCTGATCGACATGATCCTGGCCGCGATGGGCTGGGCTTGA
- the kdpC gene encoding potassium-transporting ATPase subunit KdpC — translation MQQAIDSKPAGLLRPALALFITLSVITGLAYPLVTTGVAKLAFAHQASGSLIERNGQVIGSSLIGQAFSSPGYFWGRPSATAPMPYNAASSGGSNLGPTNPDLTQAVKDRIAALKAGDPANTAPVPVDLVTASASGLDPQISPAAADYQIARVARARGLPVDAVRNLVRQYTRAGAWAGILGDATVNVLALNLALDKLAAAGH, via the coding sequence ATGCAACAAGCCATCGATTCCAAACCTGCCGGCCTGCTGCGCCCCGCCCTGGCGCTGTTCATTACCCTGTCGGTCATCACCGGCCTGGCTTACCCGCTGGTCACCACCGGCGTCGCCAAGCTGGCCTTTGCTCATCAAGCCTCGGGTTCGCTGATCGAGCGCAACGGCCAGGTGATCGGCTCGTCGCTCATCGGCCAGGCCTTCAGCTCGCCCGGCTATTTCTGGGGCCGCCCCTCGGCCACCGCGCCCATGCCCTACAACGCGGCATCGTCGGGCGGCTCCAACCTGGGGCCCACCAATCCCGACCTGACCCAGGCCGTGAAAGACCGCATCGCGGCGCTCAAGGCGGGCGATCCGGCCAATACGGCGCCGGTGCCGGTGGACCTGGTCACAGCCTCGGCCAGCGGCCTGGATCCGCAGATCAGCCCCGCGGCAGCCGACTATCAGATCGCCCGCGTGGCGCGTGCGCGCGGCCTGCCCGTGGATGCCGTACGCAACCTGGTGCGGCAATACACCCGGGCCGGCGCCTGGGCGGGAATACTGGGCGATGCCACGGTCAACGTGCTGGCGCTGAATCTGGCTCTGGACAAGTTGGCGGCGGCGGGACATTGA
- a CDS encoding DHCW motif cupin fold protein codes for MKMPPFSFGTTDWSKIEVTEHPGETGKAYWRTQYFGGEDNKIRVRMVEYTPGYLADHWCSKGHILLCLEGQLETTLKDGRTFTLKPGMSYQVGDSAEAHQSHTQSGAKLFIVD; via the coding sequence ATGAAGATGCCCCCCTTCTCCTTCGGCACCACCGATTGGTCGAAAATCGAAGTCACCGAACACCCTGGAGAAACCGGCAAAGCCTATTGGCGCACGCAATACTTCGGCGGCGAGGACAATAAAATCCGCGTCCGCATGGTCGAATACACCCCCGGCTATCTTGCCGATCACTGGTGCAGCAAGGGCCATATCCTGCTCTGCCTGGAAGGCCAGCTGGAAACCACGCTGAAAGACGGGCGCACCTTCACCCTCAAGCCCGGCATGAGCTATCAGGTGGGCGACAGCGCCGAAGCGCATCAATCCCACACGCAATCCGGCGCCAAACTCTTTATCGTCGACTGA